Part of the Deltaproteobacteria bacterium genome is shown below.
TCGGGGAGGGAAAGCAGCGTCGCGGCGCCGGTCCGCACCCGGTGGAACGACTCGGCGGAAGGGGTGGCGGAGCCCAGCAGGACGACGGCGTCCTCCATGCGGCCCCGCAGCAGGGCAAGGTCCCGCGCCTGGTATCGCACACCGTCTTCCTGCTTGTACGCGGCGTCGTGCTCCTCGTCCACGACGATGAGCCCCACGGACGGGAAAGGGGAGAAGATGGCGGAGCGCGCCCCCACGCAGAGGAACACCTCGCCGTCGCGGATCTTCCTCCACTGGGAGGACCGCTCCGCCGGCGTCAGCCCGCTGTGGAGCACCGCGACACCGTCGCGGAACCGGGAGCGGACCCTGCCCAGCAGCTGGGGGGTGAGGGCGATCTCGGGGACGAGGAAGATCGCCTGGCGGCCGGTGGCCCGCACCTGCTCGACCGCGCGCAGGTAGACCTCGGTCTTCCCGGAACCGGTCACGCCGTGCAGCACGAAAGCGGCGTGCCGCCCCGAGGCGACGGCGACCCCGATATGCGCAAGCGCGGCCTCCTGGCCTGGCGTGGGCGAGAGATCCCCCGCCAGGTCGGGAAGGGACGCGACGTTGAGGCTCACCGGCCGGGGCCGCGACTCCACGAGCAGGAATCCTTTCGCGGCAAGACGCTTCGCCGCCTCCGCCCCGCCCGGAACCCGTGACGAAAGATCGGACGAGGACAGCCCCCCGGCCTCGCGGACCGCTTCGAACGCGAGGCGCTGCTTCGGAGTCATCGGACCTTCGGGGAGGACCGGTGAAGGGCGGTAGAACGCCTCCATCCGGGGCGCGGCGGGCGCTTCCTTCCGGGGGAGCCCGCGAGGGAGGGCGGCGCGCAGCGTCTCGCCCAGCGGGGCAAGACACCCGCGGGCCGTCGCGGAGAGGAACGCCAGGTGGCGCTCCGACACGTACGGCGTTTCATCGAGGATCGCGAGAAGATCCTTCGCGTCCCGTCCGCCGAGGGCGGAGGCATCGGT
Proteins encoded:
- a CDS encoding DEAD/DEAH box helicase, yielding MTFSLSAPLFVEVAVPLPIDHPFTYGVPFGEEHRVQVGVRVLVPFGGRKMTGLVTAITDASALGGRDAKDLLAILDETPYVSERHLAFLSATARGCLAPLGETLRAALPRGLPRKEAPAAPRMEAFYRPSPVLPEGPMTPKQRLAFEAVREAGGLSSSDLSSRVPGGAEAAKRLAAKGFLLVESRPRPVSLNVASLPDLAGDLSPTPGQEAALAHIGVAVASGRHAAFVLHGVTGSGKTEVYLRAVEQVRATGRQAIFLVPEIALTPQLLGRVRSRFRDGVAVLHSGLTPAERSSQWRKIRDGEVFLCVGARSAIFSPFPSVGLIVVDEEHDAAYKQEDGVRYQARDLALLRGRMEDAVVLLGSATPSAESFHRVRTGAATLLSLP